In Bacteroidota bacterium, the sequence TTGTTGCCCAATGATAATGTACTTTCCATCGGGGGATATTTCAGGAGAGTAGGTATACTCCCATGTGACATAATATGCGAAATAATCTGTGATGTCGAGTTTTTGCTCAATGACACTGTTCGCACCATCCAGTCGGATCTTTATAAGTTGATGTTCTTTCCTGCTATAAGCGTAAGCATATTCCTGGTAAGGCCCCGGCATGATCATGTCGAAACCATTGGCGTTGAATTGCTTTATGATACTGAGTGTAGGTATGTCAAACAGCAAAAGTTGGCGGATATCACTTCCTCCCATTAACAAATGGTCATCATTTACCTGCACAATGGTGCTTATTTCTTCAATATCCAGGAGGGTATCCACTTCATAGGTGTTTGCGTTTATGATGCTGATGTTTCCTGAAAGAGGATTGGCAGTGATGATCTTTTCATGCGTATTGTTCAAAACAGCAGAATATGTAAGATCAGCTTCGGGTTGCACACCACAAATGGCACTGTCGGTCTTTACAAGGTTGGCAGGGTCGTCAAAATTAAAAACATTAATTGTCTCATTCTTTTTCCAGTTGGTGATATCCTTGTTGGCAAGAAAATCGCACCATATAAAATCATAGGATACCGGAGATGAGGCCATCACCTTGTAATTCCCAAATAGCGTTAAATATTCGTTATAAACATAATCCTCCAGTTCAAAGTCAAAGATCCGGTATTTATCTCCCATGGTGATGGTATATCTTTTATCGTATGACTGGACCATGTCAATTTGTGCATCGTCATATTGTTCAAGTGGAATCAGCTTAACAACGTGAGAATCAAAATCCGCCATAACGCCATATTGGCCCGTTGCAATATTCCCAATTTCAAGAAACATCTTGCTGCCATCTTTATTTACAGCCAGATTATCCTGCCAGTACCAGAAGCCGATCATGGATTCTTTGGGTGTGATAACTGAATCCAAAACCTTATGTGTGTATGCATCCACCCTGTAAAATATTATGGAATCCTGTTTCCTGGATTGCATAAATAAAGTGTCGCCGGTTTGAGAAGCTTTAAAATTCACAACACCTTCTCCCGGTCTGTAAAAAGTCTTTACCACTTCCCCGGTGAAGGCATCCAGGATGATAGCCAGCATTCCCCCGTTCCTAAGGGAAGCAATATAGCGGTCGCTCCCGATAAGCTCAAAACGTGACAGGGTATACACCTTCCGGCCAATCCAGCCTTCCCACATATTGATCTGTTCAATAAAGGGCCAACTGTTTTCCCAAAGTTTCTTGTGAGTACTCAGTCCAAACGCTGCAAGATCAGCCAATTTCCAATGCTCCCTCATATCAAACCCAATATAAATAATGTCCTCGCTCTGGTTCACTTCGATCACGCTGGGCTGTGGATCGACGAAAAAGTGGTCTTCTATGGAATAATCATCGAGACTGATGATGTATATGTCGTCCGAGTAATAACAACTGACATAGATCCTGTCTTCATTGACAAACAGGTCTTCGGGCCCTTCCCCGATCTTAATGTCGGCCAGGATACTCAGATCCTCTGCATCATACACCACCACATTGTTGGAATGATGATAGATGATCACAATCCTGGAACCATCGGAGGTATATTTTACTTTATACGGTAGATCCGCTTCAGGAAGGATTCCTGGTTCAATACTGTCCATATGCATGTCCAGAAAATCAGATCCATGCGTTGGATTCCTCTCAAAATGATATTTCGGGGAAATATTATAGCGACCATCAAAGCTGATATGCTCCGGTATCTCGCCGTCTTTGACAGGATGTATGTACGTTGTATCCGACAATTTCAGGATAACCGAAGATGGCTGGCCCTCAATATTGTTGAGGATACTGACTTCCTGGGAGAAACAAAAAGAAGAGATAACAAATAGAAGAAGGCAATGTATGAGGTGTTTCATGGCGAAAGAACATTTTTGGGATTAACAATGGAGTACCCTGCCATAAAGTTAATAAAGAATTTTGAAATACATGATCGAAGATCGAAGAACAAACAATCTACGATGGATGATATGATCACAGATATGAAAATCTATAAATCTAAAATCCAATCTTCGATCTTCGATCGTTTGTTCTTAGATCTTCGATCTTCCCCTCTATTCACACTTTATCGCCTCCACCGGATTCGCCAGCGCCGCCCTCACCGAGAAGAACAGGATGGTGGCCAGCCCGATCAGCAAAGACAGGATAAAGGCCAACGCAAAGATCCACCAGTGAAGTACGGTCCGGAACTCAAACTGCTGCAGCCACTCATGCATGGCATACCAGCCCAGTGGAATGGCGATGATGTTCGAGATGATGATGATACGAATGAAATTCCGGTTCAGCTGGTACACGATGCCGGCCACGGAAGCGCCCAGCACCTTCCGTATTCCTATCTCACGGGTGCGCTGTACGATGACATAGGATACCATGCCCAGTAGTCCCAAACCGGCAATG encodes:
- a CDS encoding T9SS type A sorting domain-containing protein, with protein sequence MKHLIHCLLLFVISSFCFSQEVSILNNIEGQPSSVILKLSDTTYIHPVKDGEIPEHISFDGRYNISPKYHFERNPTHGSDFLDMHMDSIEPGILPEADLPYKVKYTSDGSRIVIIYHHSNNVVVYDAEDLSILADIKIGEGPEDLFVNEDRIYVSCYYSDDIYIISLDDYSIEDHFFVDPQPSVIEVNQSEDIIYIGFDMREHWKLADLAAFGLSTHKKLWENSWPFIEQINMWEGWIGRKVYTLSRFELIGSDRYIASLRNGGMLAIILDAFTGEVVKTFYRPGEGVVNFKASQTGDTLFMQSRKQDSIIFYRVDAYTHKVLDSVITPKESMIGFWYWQDNLAVNKDGSKMFLEIGNIATGQYGVMADFDSHVVKLIPLEQYDDAQIDMVQSYDKRYTITMGDKYRIFDFELEDYVYNEYLTLFGNYKVMASSPVSYDFIWCDFLANKDITNWKKNETINVFNFDDPANLVKTDSAICGVQPEADLTYSAVLNNTHEKIITANPLSGNISIINANTYEVDTLLDIEEISTIVQVNDDHLLMGGSDIRQLLLFDIPTLSIIKQFNANGFDMIMPGPYQEYAYAYSRKEHQLIKIRLDGANSVIEQKLDITDYFAYYVTWEYTYSPEISPDGKYIIIGQQYTALVIDTELMEVVANVTLSGRCIHDMAFTEDSKRVCIPFWFLTPTFDIVYLDGSGSYLENTISADDGYGGMSVEFNRIDKKFYIARRDDIWVVDPETAIIEDTIDFEPVDPQVQICIDPQGKPIVNTMRYLYHDGVEYHMKEPTRSMYVDYASQKCIIPSPGPDRVYILDFLTTTMHEIPVTKSSKEVSIFPNPASDQLTIESGKPFQRIEIYNASGQLLFGKDYRNTITTLNVGDYSPGIYIVRVGLGDESVARKVVIEK